From the genome of Spirochaetales bacterium, one region includes:
- the rplK gene encoding 50S ribosomal protein L11, whose protein sequence is MAKKKVKALIKLQVPAGKATPAPPVGPALGPHGVSAPQFVKQFNDKTKNMEEGLTIPVVITVYQDKSFSFITKTPPAAVLIKKACNLEKGSSEPNKQKVATITKKQLQEIATTKMPDLNATGMEGAVKIIAGTARSMGVLVEED, encoded by the coding sequence ATGGCTAAGAAAAAGGTAAAGGCATTGATTAAACTGCAGGTCCCGGCAGGAAAAGCCACTCCGGCGCCGCCGGTTGGTCCCGCGCTTGGTCCGCACGGAGTGAGTGCTCCACAGTTCGTTAAGCAGTTTAATGATAAAACGAAAAATATGGAAGAAGGATTGACGATTCCCGTTGTCATCACCGTGTATCAGGATAAATCCTTCAGTTTCATTACAAAGACTCCGCCCGCGGCAGTCCTTATCAAGAAGGCGTGTAATCTCGAAAAGGGTTCATCGGAACCGAACAAGCAGAAGGTGGCGACAATAACCAAAAAACAGCTTCAGGAGATTGCGACAACGAAAATGCCCGATCTGAACGCAACGGGCATGGAAGGCGCCGTCAAGATAATAGCGGGCACGGCACGCAGTATGGGTGTTTTGGTGGAGGAAGATTGA
- the rplL gene encoding 50S ribosomal protein L7/L12, with protein MAAITKEQILDAIANMSVLEVSELVKDMEEKFSVTAAAPVAMIGGMDSGQQAGGAQEASEEKTEFTVVLKSCDDGKKIPVIKEVKAITGLGLKDAKELVEAGNKPVKEDVSKEEAEKIKERLVAAGGVVEIQ; from the coding sequence ATGGCAGCAATTACGAAAGAACAGATTCTGGACGCAATCGCAAACATGTCTGTACTCGAGGTTTCGGAACTTGTCAAGGATATGGAAGAGAAATTTAGCGTGACTGCGGCTGCACCTGTCGCTATGATCGGCGGCATGGACAGCGGACAGCAGGCGGGCGGTGCTCAGGAAGCATCCGAAGAAAAGACCGAATTCACCGTTGTCTTGAAGAGTTGCGATGACGGAAAGAAAATTCCGGTCATCAAGGAAGTCAAGGCTATTACCGGACTTGGATTGAAGGATGCGAAAGAACTCGTCGAAGCAGGGAATAAACCTGTGAAGGAAGACGTTTCGAAAGAGGAAGCTGAAAAAATCAAGGAAAGACTTGTCGCAGCCGGGGGTGTTGTAGAGATTCAGTAG
- the rpmG gene encoding 50S ribosomal protein L33: MAKGKAKTVELIALRCSECKRRNYTTSKNKRNMQGKLELKKYCKFDKKHTLHKEAKIK; encoded by the coding sequence ATGGCAAAAGGTAAGGCAAAAACAGTCGAGCTTATTGCGCTGCGGTGTTCCGAGTGCAAGAGACGTAATTATACAACATCCAAGAATAAACGCAATATGCAGGGGAAACTTGAATTAAAAAAGTATTGCAAATTCGATAAAAAACATACACTCCACAAAGAAGCAAAGATCAAGTGA
- the secE gene encoding preprotein translocase subunit SecE, with the protein MKKIISYIKESYAELKKVIWPSREEVFSSTKVVIISTIFIAAALGFIDILLFRLLNLVF; encoded by the coding sequence GTGAAAAAAATAATTAGTTATATTAAGGAAAGTTATGCTGAATTAAAGAAAGTCATATGGCCGAGCAGGGAAGAGGTATTTTCATCGACCAAGGTTGTTATCATTTCGACGATTTTTATAGCTGCCGCGCTTGGTTTCATCGATATCTTGCTTTTTAGATTATTGAATCTTGTTTTTTAA
- a CDS encoding 50S ribosomal protein L10, whose translation MGEKTQCIQQYKVDAVNKLKQAIEGSKDIVFTDFRGLNVEKITELRTKLYEQDSVLKVAKNNFIKLAFKSYDLPDIQDIIKGPIALALINRDTSQILKILFDYAKNESFAVRGGIVDGRRFSPENLETLSRLPGKTQLIGMLMSAMIGPVRNLLYTMNGVTQKLVLTLKAIADKKEGEKGE comes from the coding sequence ATGGGAGAAAAAACACAATGTATTCAACAATATAAGGTTGATGCGGTCAATAAACTCAAGCAAGCAATCGAAGGTTCGAAAGATATCGTCTTTACCGATTTCAGGGGGCTGAATGTCGAAAAAATAACGGAACTTCGAACAAAATTATATGAACAGGATTCCGTACTCAAAGTCGCCAAAAATAACTTTATAAAGCTGGCCTTTAAATCGTATGACCTTCCCGATATTCAGGATATCATAAAAGGCCCGATCGCGCTTGCATTGATCAATCGGGACACGAGCCAGATACTCAAGATACTTTTCGACTATGCGAAGAACGAATCCTTTGCGGTGCGGGGCGGCATCGTCGATGGACGTCGTTTTTCACCGGAAAATCTCGAGACACTGTCGAGACTTCCGGGAAAAACACAACTTATCGGAATGTTGATGAGTGCCATGATCGGTCCGGTGAGAAATCTCCTCTACACCATGAACGGCGTCACTCAGAAACTGGTTCTCACCTTGAAGGCAATTGCCGATAAAAAGGAAGGAGAAAAAGGCGAGTAA
- a CDS encoding 50S ribosomal protein L1 — MKRGKKYQAAVKDHDRNTRYGIEEAVSGLKKCAYAKFDETVEIAINLNLKKGVSVRDTVVLEHQFGKEKKILVFAKGEKADEAKKAGATYIGDTDLIEKIKGGWIDFDVAIATPDMMKDVGKLGPILGRRGLMPNPKTQTVTFDIKGAISELKKGRMEFRADKTGVVHLPVGKVSMEDNKIVENAKVVIKEVNRKKPADLKGEFIKSVALSSTMGPGFMLSFKELLS; from the coding sequence ATGAAACGAGGAAAAAAATATCAGGCTGCGGTCAAGGACCATGACCGGAATACACGCTATGGTATCGAAGAAGCGGTATCGGGTCTTAAAAAATGCGCTTACGCCAAATTCGACGAGACAGTCGAGATCGCCATCAATCTCAATTTGAAAAAAGGGGTTTCGGTCAGGGATACGGTCGTACTCGAACACCAGTTCGGCAAGGAAAAAAAGATACTGGTATTCGCCAAGGGTGAAAAGGCGGACGAAGCGAAAAAAGCCGGTGCGACATATATAGGCGATACGGACCTCATCGAAAAAATCAAGGGTGGATGGATCGATTTCGACGTCGCGATCGCCACCCCGGATATGATGAAGGATGTCGGGAAACTCGGTCCGATTCTCGGACGAAGGGGTCTCATGCCGAATCCCAAAACACAGACAGTGACGTTTGATATTAAAGGGGCGATTTCCGAACTCAAAAAGGGACGTATGGAGTTCAGGGCGGACAAGACCGGGGTCGTTCATCTTCCCGTGGGCAAGGTCTCCATGGAAGACAACAAGATCGTTGAAAATGCAAAGGTTGTCATAAAAGAAGTGAACAGGAAAAAACCCGCTGATTTGAAAGGGGAGTTTATCAAATCGGTCGCCCTTTCTTCAACGATGGGTCCGGGATTTATGTTGTCGTTCAAGGAGCTTCTATCCTGA
- the nusG gene encoding transcription termination/antitermination factor NusG produces MAKGWFVVHVYSGQENKVEKQIRKLIDNGELSDYIFDVKVPSEDIIEVKDGKKRMTSKKFLPGYVLVELDLPEAGWKEVCAQVRKIPGVTGFVGSNRNQKPKPIEQDEAKVILQKIGEIKSEKILKPKMEFNVGEVVRIIDGPFNSFTGNIEEINYEKNKLRVMVGIFGRATPVELEFLQVEKI; encoded by the coding sequence ATGGCTAAAGGGTGGTTTGTAGTCCATGTATATTCTGGACAGGAAAATAAAGTAGAAAAACAGATCAGGAAACTGATTGATAACGGCGAATTATCAGATTATATATTCGATGTCAAGGTCCCTTCCGAGGATATTATCGAAGTGAAGGACGGCAAGAAGCGTATGACATCGAAGAAGTTTCTTCCCGGTTACGTATTGGTGGAACTGGATCTGCCGGAGGCGGGGTGGAAAGAAGTGTGTGCCCAGGTAAGAAAAATTCCCGGAGTCACCGGATTTGTCGGATCCAACAGGAATCAAAAGCCGAAACCAATCGAACAGGATGAAGCAAAAGTGATTTTACAGAAGATTGGAGAGATCAAGTCGGAGAAAATACTGAAGCCAAAGATGGAGTTCAATGTGGGTGAGGTCGTGCGTATCATCGACGGCCCGTTCAACAGTTTCACGGGAAATATTGAAGAGATAAATTATGAAAAAAACAAGTTGAGAGTGATGGTCGGTATTTTCGGCAGGGCGACACCGGTTGAACTTGAGTTCTTGCAGGTGGAAAAGATTTAG
- the rpoB gene encoding DNA-directed RNA polymerase subunit beta, with amino-acid sequence MSSKKPQIIKRKYLGKEYKDVMAVPHLIDIQLSSFERFIQRNRLLGGETPLRQGLESVFQDTFPIESPNGELVLEYCGYSLNEEGVKYSEHDCKEKGLTFSIPVKAKINLLFLQTGEIRQKEIYMGDIPLMTDRGTFIINGAERVVVSQIHRSPGVIFSHDKGIFSSRIIPYKGSWLEFEIDQKRELVYTKIDRKKKILITMFLRALGFDTREKIIELFYKIKTIKLSESRDEKEKLVGKVFAKEVFLEHENEKKKLYRAGDKIHPHDVEELLHQGIKKIDIIDFEHPESLHSMIILNCFEREEMKVMKDDPSKDEPTKEDAISHVYSHIMPGEPITIESAEKDLQSMFFSPRRYDLGKVGRYKLNKKFDYKDMGDSHTLRKEDIINTVNYLIQVYIGEANVDDIDHLGNRRVRSVGELLSNQLKTAFARMERIAKERMSLKEIETIKPQDLISIKPIVTSIKEFFGSSQLSQFMDQVNPLSELTHKRRLNALGPGGLSRDRAGFEVRDVHYTHYGRMCPIETPEGPNIGLIVSLANYTRVNEYGFLESPYRKVVNGKATTKIEYLSAMDEERYFIAQANAPIAKDGTFLESMVPVRKGGDYTTRTPAEIDYMDVSPKQVVSVSASLIPFLEHDDANRALMGSNMQRQAVPLLQPEPPRVGTGMEGKTAYDSGVCVIAKRSGVITYVTSKEIQIKPDNAANNKDIDIYRLFKFKRTNQDTCFNQKPIVRKDIHVEAGDVIADGPATSNGELALGRNVLVAFMPWNGYNYEDAILISENVVKDDIFTSIHIKEFSVEVRETKLGPEKITRDIPNTSERSFDQLDEEGIIRVGAKVTSGFILVGKVTPKSETDSTPEFKLLNSIFGEKAKEVRDTSLKVPHGVEGTVIEVQRLRRTEGDDLDPGVIEVVKVLIATKRKLQEGDKMAGRHGNKGVIARVLPEEDMPFMEDGTPVDLVLNPLGVPSRMNLGQILETELGWAAMKLDEWYATPVFQSATNEMIEKKLEESQLPKNSKIKLFDGRTGIPFENPVNVGYLYMLKLHHLVDDKIHARSTGPYSLVTQQPLGGKAQFGGQRLGEMEVWALEAYGAANTLQELLTIKSDDMTGRARIYESIVKGEVSSPAGIPESFNVLIQELRGLALDIKIFDSRGKQIPLTERDEELINQQGSHF; translated from the coding sequence ATGAGCTCTAAAAAGCCTCAAATAATTAAACGAAAATACCTCGGAAAAGAATATAAGGATGTGATGGCTGTTCCCCACCTCATCGATATTCAACTTTCATCATTCGAACGCTTTATTCAACGGAATAGGTTGTTGGGCGGTGAAACGCCGCTTCGCCAGGGACTGGAAAGTGTTTTTCAGGACACCTTTCCCATCGAAAGTCCGAACGGAGAACTGGTTCTGGAATATTGCGGCTATTCATTGAATGAGGAAGGGGTCAAATATTCCGAACATGACTGTAAGGAAAAAGGCCTTACTTTTTCCATTCCTGTAAAGGCGAAGATAAATCTCCTTTTTCTCCAGACCGGAGAGATACGGCAAAAGGAAATTTATATGGGAGATATCCCCCTCATGACGGATCGGGGGACCTTTATTATCAATGGTGCGGAAAGGGTCGTCGTCAGCCAGATCCATCGTTCACCGGGTGTCATTTTTTCCCATGACAAGGGGATCTTTTCGTCGCGGATCATTCCGTATAAAGGTTCGTGGCTCGAGTTTGAGATAGATCAGAAAAGGGAACTTGTTTATACGAAAATAGACAGGAAAAAGAAAATCCTTATCACCATGTTTCTGAGGGCGCTTGGGTTTGATACCAGGGAAAAAATAATCGAGCTTTTCTATAAAATCAAGACGATAAAGCTTTCGGAATCGCGTGATGAGAAAGAAAAACTCGTCGGTAAGGTCTTTGCCAAGGAAGTATTTCTCGAGCATGAAAACGAGAAAAAAAAGCTTTATCGAGCGGGCGATAAAATACATCCTCACGATGTCGAAGAGTTGCTGCATCAGGGCATCAAGAAAATCGATATTATCGATTTCGAACATCCGGAATCCCTCCATTCAATGATCATTCTCAATTGCTTCGAACGTGAAGAGATGAAGGTGATGAAGGACGATCCCTCAAAGGACGAACCGACGAAAGAAGACGCGATATCTCACGTGTATTCGCATATCATGCCCGGCGAACCGATCACAATCGAAAGCGCCGAAAAAGATCTCCAATCGATGTTCTTTTCACCGAGACGATATGATCTCGGCAAGGTCGGCCGTTATAAACTCAATAAAAAATTCGACTACAAGGATATGGGTGATTCCCATACACTGCGAAAAGAAGACATCATCAATACAGTCAATTACCTTATTCAGGTATATATCGGTGAAGCGAATGTCGACGATATCGATCATCTGGGAAACAGGCGCGTTCGTTCGGTCGGGGAATTGCTTTCGAATCAACTCAAGACGGCCTTTGCCCGCATGGAACGAATCGCGAAGGAACGGATGAGTCTCAAGGAAATAGAGACGATCAAACCACAGGATCTTATTTCGATTAAACCGATTGTGACCAGCATCAAGGAGTTTTTCGGCTCGAGTCAGCTTTCGCAGTTTATGGACCAGGTCAATCCGCTCTCGGAATTGACGCACAAGCGGCGGTTGAACGCACTCGGGCCTGGCGGCCTCTCCAGAGACAGGGCGGGGTTTGAGGTAAGAGATGTTCATTATACCCATTACGGGCGCATGTGTCCGATCGAGACGCCTGAAGGACCGAATATCGGACTTATCGTTTCACTGGCCAATTATACCCGTGTCAATGAATACGGGTTCCTCGAAAGTCCTTACCGGAAAGTGGTCAACGGAAAGGCGACCACAAAGATCGAATACCTTTCCGCAATGGATGAAGAGCGGTATTTTATCGCGCAGGCGAACGCGCCGATAGCAAAAGACGGGACATTTTTGGAGAGTATGGTACCGGTCCGAAAGGGAGGTGATTATACGACGAGAACGCCCGCTGAAATCGATTATATGGACGTGTCGCCAAAGCAGGTCGTTTCCGTTTCGGCGTCGCTGATCCCGTTTCTCGAGCATGACGACGCGAACAGGGCGCTCATGGGTTCGAATATGCAGCGCCAGGCCGTTCCTCTTCTCCAGCCCGAACCCCCGCGGGTCGGAACGGGCATGGAAGGAAAGACGGCATATGATTCCGGGGTCTGTGTGATCGCAAAACGATCGGGGGTGATCACCTATGTCACATCGAAAGAAATTCAGATAAAGCCGGATAATGCGGCAAACAACAAGGATATCGACATTTACCGGCTTTTCAAGTTCAAGCGGACCAATCAGGACACCTGTTTCAATCAAAAACCGATTGTCAGAAAGGATATTCATGTGGAGGCGGGGGATGTCATCGCGGACGGTCCTGCGACGTCCAATGGCGAACTCGCGCTTGGAAGAAATGTCCTTGTCGCCTTTATGCCGTGGAACGGATACAATTATGAAGACGCTATACTGATTTCGGAAAATGTCGTCAAGGACGATATCTTTACCTCCATCCATATAAAGGAATTTTCCGTCGAAGTCCGGGAAACGAAACTCGGCCCTGAAAAGATTACAAGGGATATTCCAAACACGAGTGAACGCTCATTCGACCAGCTTGACGAGGAGGGAATAATCAGGGTCGGAGCGAAGGTCACCTCCGGGTTCATTCTGGTCGGCAAGGTGACTCCGAAAAGCGAGACGGATTCGACGCCGGAGTTCAAGCTTCTCAACTCCATTTTCGGTGAAAAAGCCAAAGAGGTGCGGGACACCTCCCTGAAAGTTCCCCATGGCGTTGAAGGAACCGTCATCGAAGTCCAGCGATTGAGACGGACGGAAGGCGATGATCTTGATCCCGGCGTGATCGAAGTAGTCAAGGTCCTTATCGCGACAAAGAGAAAACTTCAGGAAGGCGACAAGATGGCGGGACGGCACGGGAACAAGGGCGTCATCGCCAGGGTGCTTCCAGAAGAAGACATGCCGTTTATGGAGGACGGAACACCGGTCGATCTCGTGCTCAATCCGCTCGGTGTCCCGTCGAGAATGAATCTCGGACAGATACTCGAAACCGAACTCGGCTGGGCGGCTATGAAACTCGATGAATGGTATGCGACGCCGGTATTCCAGTCAGCGACCAACGAGATGATCGAGAAAAAACTGGAAGAATCACAGCTTCCTAAAAACTCGAAAATCAAGCTTTTTGACGGTCGAACCGGGATACCTTTCGAGAATCCGGTTAATGTCGGATATCTCTATATGCTGAAACTTCACCACCTTGTTGACGACAAGATTCATGCGCGTTCGACGGGCCCCTATTCGCTGGTAACACAGCAGCCGCTGGGAGGCAAAGCGCAATTCGGCGGTCAGCGGCTTGGAGAAATGGAGGTGTGGGCCCTTGAAGCCTACGGTGCCGCGAACACCCTTCAGGAACTTCTTACCATTAAGTCGGATGATATGACGGGGCGTGCCAGGATTTACGAGAGTATTGTCAAGGGAGAGGTTTCCTCTCCGGCCGGCATCCCGGAAAGCTTTAATGTCCTCATCCAGGAATTACGAGGACTCGCGCTGGATATCAAGATTTTCGATTCAAGGGGCAAACAGATTCCTCTCACGGAACGGGACGAGGAATTGATCAATCAGCAGGGCAGTCACTTTTAG